A genomic stretch from Pelodiscus sinensis isolate JC-2024 chromosome 23, ASM4963464v1, whole genome shotgun sequence includes:
- the DFFA gene encoding DNA fragmentation factor subunit alpha isoform X2 gives MAGEALENGMRISPRKPCLIRRNGQQQQHGVAASCLRELRSKACDILDIGKDLEPITLVLAEDGTIVNDEDYFLCLPPNTKFVALARNEKWTSSCIDGGPAWLSGESTDEVDSGGEKWKHLARQLKDDFSSVILMSEADLQVLVDVPCSDLAQELSQNQPKTQMLQNSLQQVLDRREEERQSKQLLELYLEALKNEDSILSKVSEPEAAHGEEGDVVDAKSSAAGPSTKRTLSDEILAALKKKPAPELSLSSQALERVFKEDTEALAQALRWDKQETQALQQACDQELSRRLQQVQTLNSLRSVSKSKKGMPLESCLSSKRKNSPHHSGDRSQQKKQAEQWMHVENCLIQLSNELLLRFASYLFFLWKTSSSVIFILQQPPPPSQLMQ, from the exons ATGGCGGGAGAGGCTCTCGAGAACGGGATGAGGATCTCTCCGCGGAAGCCGTGCCTGATCCGGCGCAAcggccagcagcagcaacatGGGGTGGCGGCCTCCTGCCTACGGGAGCTGCGGAGCAAGG CCTGTGACATTCTGGACATTGGAAAGGACTTGGAACCCATCACCTTAGTTCTGGCAGAAGATGGCACCATTGTGAATGATGAAGATTATTTCCTGTGTTTACCACCCAACACCAAGTTTGTGGCACTAGCCAGGAATGAAAAGTGGACCAGCAGCTGCATAG ATGGGGGCCCAGCCTGGCTTTCAGGGGAGTCCACAGATGAAGTAGACAGTGGTGGAGAGAAGTGGAAGCATCTGGCAAGACAGTTGAAGGATGACTTTTCCAGCGTCATTTTGATGTCTGAGGCAGACCTTCAG GTGCTCGTTGATGTGCCCTGTTCAGATTTGGCCCAGGAACTTTCTCAAAATCAACCAAAAACTCAGATGTTACAGAACTCCCTGCAGCAGGTGCTGGACAGACGAGAGGAAGAACGCCAGTCCAAACAGCTTCTGGAACTCTACCTGGAGGCCTTGAAGAATGAAGACAGCATCTTAAGCAAGGTATCAG AACCTGAAGCTGCAcatggggaagagggggatgtAGTGGATGCTAAAAGCAGTGCTGCAGGTCCCTCCACCAAAAGAACACTCAGTGATGAGATCCTTGCTGCACTGAAAAAGAAGCCTGCCCCAGAACTCAGCTTAAGCAGTCAGGCTCTAGAG CGTGTTTTCAAGGAAGATACAGAAGCCTTGGCTCAGGCATTGAGGTGGGATAAGCAGGAGACTCaagctctccagcaggcctgtgatCAGGAGCTCTCAAGACGCCTACAGCAAGTACAGACTCTAAACTCCCTGAGAAGTGTATCAAAGAGCAAGAAAGGGATGCCCTTGGAAAGTTGCTTGAGTTCAAAACGCAAGAA CAGCCCCCATCATTCTGGAGATAGAAGTCAGCAGAAGAAACAGGCAGAACAGTGGATGCATGTGGAAAACTGCCTGATCCAGCTCAGCAATGAGCTACTTCTCCGCTTTGCAAgttatcttttctttctttggaaAACTTCTAGTTcagttatttttatattacaGCAGCCTCCGCCTCCTTCTCAACTCATGCAGTGA
- the DFFA gene encoding DNA fragmentation factor subunit alpha isoform X1: MAGEALENGMRISPRKPCLIRRNGQQQQHGVAASCLRELRSKACDILDIGKDLEPITLVLAEDGTIVNDEDYFLCLPPNTKFVALARNEKWTSSCIDGGPAWLSGESTDEVDSGGEKWKHLARQLKDDFSSVILMSEADLQVLVDVPCSDLAQELSQNQPKTQMLQNSLQQVLDRREEERQSKQLLELYLEALKNEDSILSKVSEPEAAHGEEGDVVDAKSSAAGPSTKRTLSDEILAALKKKPAPELSLSSQALERVFKEDTEALAQALRWDKQETQALQQACDQELSRRLQQVQTLNSLRSVSKSKKGMPLESCLSSKRKK, from the exons ATGGCGGGAGAGGCTCTCGAGAACGGGATGAGGATCTCTCCGCGGAAGCCGTGCCTGATCCGGCGCAAcggccagcagcagcaacatGGGGTGGCGGCCTCCTGCCTACGGGAGCTGCGGAGCAAGG CCTGTGACATTCTGGACATTGGAAAGGACTTGGAACCCATCACCTTAGTTCTGGCAGAAGATGGCACCATTGTGAATGATGAAGATTATTTCCTGTGTTTACCACCCAACACCAAGTTTGTGGCACTAGCCAGGAATGAAAAGTGGACCAGCAGCTGCATAG ATGGGGGCCCAGCCTGGCTTTCAGGGGAGTCCACAGATGAAGTAGACAGTGGTGGAGAGAAGTGGAAGCATCTGGCAAGACAGTTGAAGGATGACTTTTCCAGCGTCATTTTGATGTCTGAGGCAGACCTTCAG GTGCTCGTTGATGTGCCCTGTTCAGATTTGGCCCAGGAACTTTCTCAAAATCAACCAAAAACTCAGATGTTACAGAACTCCCTGCAGCAGGTGCTGGACAGACGAGAGGAAGAACGCCAGTCCAAACAGCTTCTGGAACTCTACCTGGAGGCCTTGAAGAATGAAGACAGCATCTTAAGCAAGGTATCAG AACCTGAAGCTGCAcatggggaagagggggatgtAGTGGATGCTAAAAGCAGTGCTGCAGGTCCCTCCACCAAAAGAACACTCAGTGATGAGATCCTTGCTGCACTGAAAAAGAAGCCTGCCCCAGAACTCAGCTTAAGCAGTCAGGCTCTAGAG CGTGTTTTCAAGGAAGATACAGAAGCCTTGGCTCAGGCATTGAGGTGGGATAAGCAGGAGACTCaagctctccagcaggcctgtgatCAGGAGCTCTCAAGACGCCTACAGCAAGTACAGACTCTAAACTCCCTGAGAAGTGTATCAAAGAGCAAGAAAGGGATGCCCTTGGAAAGTTGCTTGAGTTCAAAACGCAAGAAGTAA